The Actinosynnema mirum DSM 43827 genomic interval GCCGAGTCGTGCCGGTCCGGAGCGCCGGGCACCGCGACGCCCGACAGGTGCGCCACAGCCCCCAGAGCTGCGGCGGCGCGCCTGAGCCGGTCCGGGACGGGCACCGAGTCGGCGTCCGCGACGACCGCGTCGACGCGCAGTCCGGGCGCGTGCTCGGACAGCACGTCCAGGTGCAGCTCCGGGGAGAAGCCCTCGGTTTCGCCCGGTTGGGGGACAAGGTTGAGGACCACGACCTTGCGCGCGCGGGTCCGCACGAGCGCGTCGTGCAGCTCCGGCACGAGCAGGTGCGGCAGCACGCTGGTGAACCACGAGCCGGGCCCGAGCAGCACCACGTCCGCGTCCAGCACGGCCCGCACCGCCTCCGGGCAACCGCGCGGCGGCTCGCTCGGGCGGCCGGGGCCGTGCAGCCGGATGCGCTGCACCCGACCGGGCGTGGTGGCGATCGCGACCTGCCCCCGGATGCGCCTGACCTCGTCGTCGTCCTCGTCGAGGCCCGTCACGTCGGCCTCGATCTCCAGCGGCTCGGTGCACATGGGCAGCACGGTGCCGCGCACGCCCAGCAGCCTGCCCGCCTCGCGCAGCACGGCGACCGGGTCGCCGAGCTGCTCGAGCAGGCCCGCGAGGACCAGGTTGCCGACGGCGTGGCCCGCGAGCGCGCCGGTGCCGCCGAAGCGGTGCTGGAACAGCGTGGACCACAGCGCCGACGAGGCGTCGTCGTCCGCCAGCGCCACCATGGCCTTGCGCAGGTCGCCGGGCGGCAGCAGGCCGAGCTCGCGGCGCAGCCTGCCCGACGACCCCCCGTCGTCGGCGACGGTCACCACGGCGGTGACGTCGTCGGTGAGCCTGCGCAGCGCCGTGAGCGTGGCGTGCAGCCCGTGGCCGCCGCCCAGCGCGACAGCGGACAGGCTCACTCGCGACCCAGGTCCCGGTGGACGACCTTCACGGCCATGCCGTCCTCGGTGGCGAGCCTGCCCGCCAGCTCCTCGGAGATCGCGACGCTGCGGTGCTTGCCGCCGGTGCAGCCCACGGCCAGGGTCAGGTAGCGCTTGCCCTCGCGCCGGTAGCCGGCGCCGATCAGGCGCAGCAGCTCGTGGTAGCGGTCGAGGAACTCCTCGGCGCCCTCCTGGGTGAGGACGTAGTTGCGCACCTCCCCGTCAAGGCCGGTCTGCTCGCGCAGCTCCGGGATCCAGAACGGGTTCGGCAGGAACCGCACGTCCATGACCAGGTCGGCGTCCATCGGCAGGCCGTACTTGTAGCCGAAGGACAGCACGGTGACGCGGGTGCGGGTGGCCGACTCGGTGCCGAACGTGTCCTCGATCTTGGCGCGCAGCTGGTGCACGGACAGCGCCGAGGTGTCCAGGACCAGGTCGGCCTCCTCCCGCAGCGGGGTCAGCAGCACCCGCTCGGCCTCGATGCCGTCGGCGAGCCTGCCGTCGGCCTGCATCGGGTGGCCGCGGCGGACCGACTCGAAGCGGCGGATCAGCACGTCGTCGGTGGCCTCCAGGAACAGCACCTTCGGCTTGTAGCCGCGCGCGTCCAGGTCCTTGATGACGGCGGCGAGGTCGTCGGTGAACGCGCGGCTGCGCACGTCCATGACGACCGCGACCCTGGTGATGGCTCCCCTGGCCTGCGCGCCCAGCTCCACCATGGTGGAGATCAGCTCGGGCGGCAGGTTGTCCACGACGAACCAGCCGAGGTCCTCAAGGCACTTCGCGGCGGTGGACCGGCCCGCCCCCGACAGGCCCGTCACCACCGCGACCTCGATGCCGGACTTCTCCCCGGCGGTTTCGCTCACGTTCGCTCCCCTTCGGTACCGGCCGCCGCGCCCAGTCTGGCGCGCACGGCCTCGGCGGTGCGCCGTCCCACACCGGGCACCCCGCTGATCTCCTCGATGCTCGCCTCACGCAGCTTCCGCAGTGAGCCGAAGTGCTTCAGCAGCGCCGCCTTGCGCGTCTGGCCGAGGCCGGGCACGTCGTCCAGCTCCGAGGCCGTCATGCGCTTGGACCGCTTCTGGCGGTGGTAGGCGATGGCGAACCGGTGCGCCTCGTCGCGCAGGTGCTGGAGCAGGTAGAGGGCTGTGCTGGTGCGGGGCAGGATAGTCGGGTCCGGGTCGTCCGGCAGCCACACCTCCTCCAGGCGCTTGGCGAGTCCGACGACGGCGACGTTCTCGATCCCCAGCTCGGCGAGCACGCCCGCGGCGGCCGTGGCCTGCGGTCCGGCGCCGTCCACGACCAGCAGGTTCGGCGCGTAGGCGAAGCGGCGGGGCTTGCCGGTCTCCGGGTCGATGCCGGGCTTGGCGTCGTCGCCCGCCTCGGCGGTCTCCTTCAGGTAGGCCTGGAAGCGGCGGCGCACGACCTCGGCGATGGAGGCGACGTCGCCCTCGGTGGCGGCCTCGCGCAGGGCGAAGCGGCGGTACTCGGACTTGCGCGGCAGGCCGTCCTCGAAGACCACGAGGGAGGCGACCACGTCGGTGCCCTGGGTGTGGCTGATGTCGACGCACTCGATCCGCAGCGGCGCGCTGGGCAGGTCGAGGGCGTCCTGGAGCTCCTGGAGGGCGGCGGAGCGGGCCGTGAGGTCGCCCGCGCGGCGCAGCTTGTGCTGCTGGAGCTCCTCCTTGGCGTTGCGCTCGACGGTCGCCATGAGGTCGCGCTTGTCGCCGCGCTGCGGCACCCGCAGGCCGACCTTCGTGCCGCGCAGGCCGCCCAGCCAGCGCTCCAGGGCGGGGGCGTCGTCGGGCAGCTCGGGCACGAGGACCTCGCGCGGCACCGGGGCGGCGTCCTCGGCGGCGGCGCCCGCGGCCTCGGCCTGGCCGCCGTAGAACTGGGTGAGGAAGCGGTCCACCAGGGCGGGGACGCCCTCGGAGTTCTCCCGGTCCACCACCCAGGCCCGCTGCCCGCGCACCCGGCCGCCGCGCACGTGGAAGACCTGGACGGAGACCTCCAGGTCGTCGGTGGCGAACGCGACCACGTCGGCGTCGGTGCCGTCGCCGAGCACGACGGCCTGCTTCTCGACGGCGCGGCGCAGCGCGGACAGGTCGTCGCGCAGCCGGGCGGCCCGCTCGAACTCCAGCTCCTCGGCGGCGGCGTTCATCTCGCGCTCCAGGCGGCGGACCATGCCGTCGGTGCGGCCCGCGAAGAAGTCGCAGAACTCGCCGACGATGGCCCGGTGCTCGTCCGGGGAGACCCGGCCGACGCAGGGGGCGGAGCACTTGTCGATGTAGCCGAGCAGGCAGGGGCGGCCCATCTGCTCGTGGCGCTTGAAGACGCCGCCGGTGCAGGTGCGGGCGGGGAAGACGCGCAGCAGCATGTCCAGGGTCTCGCGCAGGGCCCAGGCGTGCGGGTAGGGGCCGAAGTAGCGCACGCCCCTGCGCTGCGGGCCCCGGTAGACGTGCAGGCGCGGGATCTCCTCGTTCAGGGTCACCGCGAGCATCGGGTAGGACTTGTCGTCCTTGTAGCGGACGTTGAAGCGCGGGTCGAACTCCTTGATCCAGTTGTACTCCAGCTGGAGCGCCTCGACCTCGGTGCCGACAACGGTCCACTCGACGCTCGCGGCGGTGGTGACCATCTGGCGGGTGCGCGGGTGCAGGCCGGAGAGGTCGGCGAAGTAGGAGTTCAGCCGGGAGCGGAGGTTCTTCGCCTTGCCGACGTAGACGACCCGCCCAGTGGGGTCGCGGAACTTGTAGACACCGGGGGCCTCCGGGATGCTCCCGGCGGCGGGTCGGTAGGTCGACGGGTCGGCCACGGGACAAGACTACGTGCGGGGTCCGACAACTCTCCGGCAGGCCGGGACGGCGCAGGTCGGGGGCGTGGCACGGGGGCGGGAGCGGCTGCGGGGCGGGTGGGCGGCGCGGCGGGGGCGCGCGGGCCCGCCGACCGCCCGGTGCTGGCGGTGGGCGGGCCCGGTCGCGGCGTGCGGACGCCCGCGCGGCTGCGGCAGGCACCCGGTGGCTTGTCCTCGGCAGCTGGCCCCCGGTGAGCGGCGGCTGGTGGTTGACGCACTGCCAGCGCCCGGCAGGCGGTCGGCGGACGTTGGCCCGCGTCCCATCCCCAGCCAGGAGCCGCCCCCGTCAGCAGCCTCCCCGCTCAGGGGCCGACGTACACGACCTGGTCGCCCTGGACCGCGACCTGCACGGCGGTCAGGCCGCGCTGCGCGGGCGGGTTGGTGACCTCGCCCGTCGACGCGTCGAACCGGCTGCCGTGCGCCGGGCAGGTGATGGTGCCGTCCTTCGGGGCGCCCACCGTCTCGCCGACGTGCGGGCAGGTCGCGTCGTAGGCCTTGACCTCGCCGCCGGTGCGGACCAGGACGAGCGGCTTGCCCTTCGGGCCGTCCACGACCACGCCGCCGTTGTCGGGGACGTCCGCCAGCGCCACCAGGGACTGGCCGCCCGAGGTCGCGGAGCCGCCGGTGGCCGAGGTCGCCGGGGTGGACGCGCCGCCGGTGGTGGCGCCGCCCCCGGTCCCGGTCGAGCCGGTGGTGGGGGCGCTGCTCGACGAGCCGCCGTCGCCGCAGGCCGCCAGGCCTCCGGGGACGGCCAGCGCGACGAGCACTCCGCAGAGCACGCGCCTGCGGGAGAGGGGGCCTGGGTCGGTGGTGGTCACCTTGGTCCTCCGTCGGTCCGTGGTGGTGGGGCGGTTCGGGTTGCCCGGACCACACTCGGCACGCGCGGGGGAGGCGGCAAGTTCAGCGGTCGTCCCGACAGCCGATCAACAGGCTGAGGTGAGGTGGGGGTTAAGCGGAACGTGGTGACGGCTTGCACGTTCGAGGGGTGCTGACACTTTGCGGTGAAACAGGCTCGATGAATTGACATTCCACGCGGTTCGGAAAGCGAGCTCCGGGAAGTCCACCCGATCAGGCGAGCAGAACGTCCTGGTCCATCACCCTTACGGGGACCTCGGTGAGGTCCTGCTTCGCCGGGCCGGACCGCACCTCGCCGGTGGCGGGGTCGAACGTGCTGCCGTGCGCCAGGCACGCGACCGAGCCCCCGGTGGGCGGGTTCACGGTGGCTCCGGCGTGCGGGCAGGCCGGGTTGAAGGCCCGCAGCTCGGTCTCGGCGGGGCGGAGCAGCAGGAGTTGCCCGTCGGTGGACACGTCGACCAGCGCGCCACCGCCCACGGGCACGTCGGCCAGCGCCGCGATCCGATCACCGGGCTTGCCGCTGCCCACGCCGGGACGGCGGGTCGGCGCGCCGGGGCCGCAGGCGGTCGCGACGACGGGGGTGGTGAGCGCGAGCAGGCCGCACAGGAGGGTTCGCCGATCCACGGGAGCATTCTGCGACGGCCGTCCGGCGGGACGGGCAGGGGGCTCGGGAGCAGCCGCCAGGGCGGCGACCGCGTGACCCCCTGAACCGGCCGGAGCCGTCCGGACGGCGGCACCCGGCGGAGTGCAGTCGGAAGTCGGTCCGGCGTCAGGACGCCGGGCATCCCCCGCGCGGGGGACCACCGGCGAGTGAAGTCCGCCGGTCGCGAGCCGGTCGCGAGCCGGTCGCGAGCCGGTCGCGAGCCGGTCGCGAGCCGGTCGCGAGCCCGTCGCACGGCGGCTCGGGCGGGGGCGAAAGCACTGGTGGGACCGGGTGCGGCAGTGGGCGGGTGGCGTCGGCACCCCACCCGCCCCGTGCCCGTCGCAGGCCCCCTCCCCCGCAGGTGGGGACCGCTGGCGAGCACCTCCACCGGGGTCCCGTTCGGGTCGGGACCCCGCGGGCGCCTGCCGGTGGCGTCGCCTCACCGCCGGCAGGCCCCCGCGGCCCTGCTGGTCGACCCTCTCGCCGGTCGACCGACCGGCAGCCGGGGCTCCACCCCCGACACCGGCCAGAACCCGCTCCGCCGCGCCGTCCGCCACGACCAGCCCCGTGCCCGCCGCCGAGCACCCGCTGATCGCCCTCCCGGACCGCTCACGCACCCGCGGAGCACGCCTCGCACCCGCCGCGACCGGCGGGAAGCCCTGACCCGGACCTCCCGCTCAGCGCGTCGCGGGTCAAGCGCCCGCCGACCGCCTCCCGCCCGCCGCGCCGCTGGTGGCAGCCCTGCGACCCGCTCCCACCAGCCGCCGTCGGTCGGGCCACCGGCCACCCCGGTCCACCGGCCGGACCTCCCAGTCCCGGCCCGTCGCCGGGGCGCCCGCGGTCGGGCGCCCGGCCGTCCCCTACCGCTCGTCCTGCGCCGCCGCCGACCTGGCCAGCGCCAGCACCGCCGTGAACGGCGGGAACCAGTGCCGCGAGTGCGACGGCGGGTTCGCCCACCGGAGCGAGCCGTACCTGGTCATCGTCGGCGGCAGGGCGATGCGCTGCGGGGAGCGCACGAACTGGACCTCCGGCGGGGCCTTCAGGTGGGTCGGCAGGAGCGCGACCAGCTCCGCGAGGAAGATCCAGTGCTCCCTCGGCCCCGGTATCACCGTGACCGGCCCGGCCAGCATCCTCGCCTTCAGGTCGGCCAGGACCCTGGAGCCGATTCTCGCGGGCATGGCCAGCGCGGTGGTCGCCGGTCCCAGCGGGAGGAACACGCCCTGCTCGGTCACGGACACCTTCCAGCCGAGCAGCCGGTAGCCCGCGATCGCCTCTCCCAGCGCCTGCTGGTGCGCGCGGTCGCGCGGTCGCGGGCGCGGGTTCGTGCTGTGTGCGGTGGTGGTGACGGTCATCGGCGGAGGCCCCTCCCCGGTCGGGTGGTCGTAGGTCTGGTGGGCTGTGCGGCGAGGGGGGTTGCCCCCCGCCCCGTACACACGCAGAGTGGGTCCAACCGGGAGCAGTCACCACACCACGCCCGGATCGGTTTGATGCACCGCATGAATGGCCCCCATCCACCACACGGCGTCACCAGCCCCTGGCCAGGACCACCACACGCCTTTATGCACGAAATGCATGGACTCGTGGTGACGGTTCCCTATGCTGGTGGCCACGCTCAGTGACGGGAGCGAGCCGATGGAAGCGAACGGACGAAGAGCCACCAGCACCAGGCGCGCGTGCCCGTCCTGCGGGGCGCTGATAGCCGCCGACAACTCGGACCGGCTCTGCCACCGGTGCAGGCGCAACGCGCGCGCCGACATCTACGGGCCCCCCGCCCTGACCGAAGAGTTCTGGGACCACCCCGTGCTGGCCTCCGCGTTCGCGGCCAGGGACATGGGGGCGGTCCTGGCCGCCTACCGGCACCACCCGCAGCACGTCAGCCGGATCACCCAGGACCGCATGGCCACCTGGCTGGGAATCAGCCAGGCGCAGCTGTCGCGGTACGAGACCGGCGAGAACCCGATCGACCGGATCGAGCGACTGCGCCACTTCGCGCGCGCCCTGAGCATCCCCGGCGACCGGCTGTGGTTCGACCGCGTCGGCATTCCCAGCCAGGCGGCCCCCGAACGCGGGGCGCCGCCCGATGTGCTCGTCGCAGCGTGGGACGCGTCGAGCATAGCCAGATCGGTCGAGGAAACGGCGAGGAGCGACTTGGCGATCAGCAGACGGGCGGCGCTCACCGGAGCAGCCGCCGTCACGATGGGCCCCACGCTGGTGGAGCCGCTGCAGCGGTGGTTGCACCCGCTGCAGCCGCTCACCAGGTGGTCGTCCAGCGCGGCGATCAGCGAGGAGGAGCTGGCCGCACTGCAGCACGTCGCCGACGGGTTGCGCGGCTGGGGCGGTCGGGGCGGGTACGGGTTGGCGCGCAAGGCGGTGCTGGGCCAGCTGGAGGAGCTGGCCGAGCGGCTGACCAGGGCCCCGGCGGGACCGACGACGGAGCGGGCGTTCTTCATCGGCGCCGAGCTGTCGAAGGTCGCGGCGAGCATGTCGTGGGACGCGGGGATGCACGACGCGGCCCAGCGGTACTACGTGCTCGGCGTGCGCATGGCCAAGGCCGGGCACAACGACGCGTTCGCGGCGCTGTGCCTGGCCGCGATGGCCAGGCAGATGTTCGACCTGGGGCGGCCCGAGGACGGCCTGGACCTGGTGCAGCTGGCCCAGTACGGGACCCGCCGCAAGGCCACGCCGACCCTGCAGGCGCTGCTGCTGACCAGGGAGGCGTGGGCGTACGCGCAGCTCGGCAGGGTCAAGGAGTTCCACCGGGCGGTGGGCCAGGCGCAGGACAGCTTCGCCCAGCGCGAGCACGGTTCCGAGCCCTGGTGGTTGCAGAGCTTCGACGAGGCGGAGTTGGAAGGGGTGATCGGGGCCCGGCTGCGGGACCTGGCGGCGCACGACCCGAGCCAGGCGCTGCTGGCCGAGAAGCACATCCTGCGGGCGCTGGAGCTGCGCGACCCGGCGCGGGTGCGCAACCGGGCGTTCGACGTGATCGGTCTGGCCCGCACCAAGATGGCGGCTGGCGATCCGGAGGCCGCCTGCGGTTTGATCCAACAGGTCCTGCCCACCGCGGTCGGCCTGGCTTCCGGCCGGGTCGTGCGCAAGCTGCAGGACTTCGCGAAGGAGGCGGAGCGGCACCGGGAACTCCCGCTGGTGCGCGACACCCGCGAGGCGATCCGGGGAGTGCGGACGGCCTGATGCGGGTTGGGATCACCGGGCACAGCAATCTGGCGCCCGAATGCGTCGACGAGGTGGGCGCGGGGATCCGCGCGGCACTGGACGCGGCACTGGAGGACGAGGCGGCGGGCGGGTCATCCCTGGTGGGGGTGACCTGCCTGGCCGCCGGAGCCGACCAGCTGTTCGCGCGGGTGGTGCTGGGGATGGGCGGGGAGGTGGAGGTGGTGCTCCCCGCGGCGGACTACCGGGACAAGATAAAACCGCACAACCTGGCGGAGTACGACGAGCTGCTGGGGCGGGCGACGGTGGTCAGCGTGCTGCCCAACGAGGTGTCCGGGCGGTACGCGTACGTGATGGCCAACGAGCGGATGCTGGCGAGCGTCGACTTCGTGGTCGCGGTGTGGGACGGGCTGCCCTCGGGCGGCAAGGGCGGCACCGGGGACGTGGTCGAGCACGCGGTGGCGTCCGGGGTGCCGGTGGTCGTGGTGTGGCCGCCCGGCGCGCGCCGGAAGTCGTGAGCCGGGGGCGGAGCTGGTGAACCAGGACCGTTCCTGACCTGGTTCACCGCCACACTGGGACGCGTGTTGGAGACCTCCGCGCGTTTGCTCAGGCTGCTGTCGCTGCTCCAGGTCCGCCGCGAGTGGAGCGGGCCGGAGCTGGCCGGGAGGCTCGGCGTCGGGGTGCGCACGGTGCGCCGCGACGTCGACAAGCTCCGGTCGCTCGGCTACCCGGTGTCCTCGCTGCCCGGCGCGGCGGGCGGCTACCAGCTGGGCGCGGGTGCCGAGCTGCCGCCGCTGCTGCTGGACGACGAGGAGGCCGTCGCGGTCGCCATCGGCCTGCGCACGGCGGCGGGCGGCACGGTGCACGGCATCGAGGAGAGCTCGGTGCGGGCGCTGGCGAAGCTGGAGCAGGTGCTGCCGTCGCGGCTGCGCAGGCGGGTGGCGGCGCTGCAGCGGCACACCGTGTCGCTGGCCGCGCCCGCCGTGCGGGTGGACGCCAACGCGCTCGCGGTGATCGCCGGGGCCTGCCGGGACGCGCAGCGGCTGCGGTTCGGGTACCGGGGCAAGGACGGGGCCGGGTCGCGTCGGCACGTGGAGCCGTTCGGGCTGGCCCACACCGGGTGGCGCTGGTACCTGGTGGCGTGGGACGTGGACCGGGCGGACTGGCGCACGTTCCGGGTCGACCGGTTCGAGGGCGAGCCCGCGCTGGGCGGGCGGTTCCCGCGCCGGGAGGCCCCGGCGGAGGACCTGGTGGCGTACGTGTCGGAGCAGCTGGCGGTGGCCCCCTACGAGCACCGGGCCGAGCTGGTGGTGCACGCGCCGCACGAGGAGGTCGCGGCGCGGGTGTCGCGGACCTCGGTGAGCATCACGCCGATCGACGAGCGCACCACGCGGGTCGTGATGGGGGCGTCGTCGGTGGTGGAGCTGGGGATGTGGGTGGGGGTGCTCGGGTTCGAGTTCACGCTGGTGGGCTCGCCCGAGCTCGCCCAGCACCTGCGGGTGCTGGGCGAGCGGTTCGGCCGGGCGGTCGGCTGAGGCGGGTCAGCGCCACCACTCGGCGAGGGACTTGCCGATCGCGGTGAACCGCGCCTCGTCGAGCGGCAGGGTCCTCCGGCCCGCGCCGACGCGCTCGCGGAAGCCGTTCCCGTCGTCCCGGAAGTCCGGGCTGCCGAAGCTGCGCTGGGAGAGCAGCAGGCGCCAGCCGGTCGGGGAGTAGATCCGCAGGTTCATGACCAGGGAGTCGTGCGGCTGCCGGACCGAGGCGTCGTGGTACTGGATGACGGCGCCGTTGTCCAGGGTGATCCGGCGGGGCGGGGCGCAGCCCTCCACGTCGACCAGGTCCTGGTCGGCCATCTGCGTCGGGGTGAGGCGCTCCGTCCGGTGCATCCCCGCGCTGAGGCGGACGCTGCCCACCCCCTCGGCGTCGGACAGGTCGGTGATGTTCGCGTAGGTCTCCCCGTAGCCCCGCTGCCGCTCGGGCAGCGCGTACTGGGTGACCTCCCCGACCCGGAGGTCTCCCGCGTTGTCCAGGAGCGCTTGCCTCAGCGCTCCGACCAGCTCGTCGTAGAGCGGCTGGGGGCTGGAGGTCTCGAACCAGACCACGTTGGTGTTCCCCTCGCACCGCGCCGGGGCGCTGACCTCCCAGCTGTCGGGCGCCGGGTAGTGGTTCGAGGTGCTGGTCTGCTTCTCGCCGGGCAGCTCCACGCGCGGCCACCGCTCGTCCGGGGTGGTGGAGGGCGCGGTGGTGACCGTGGACAGCGCCGGGTTCGCCGGGGAGGGCGGCTGGGCGATGCCCTTGAGCGAGCCGATGCCCAGCGCCGCGCCGCCGACCAGGGCGAACGTCGCCGCCACCGCGCCGGTGCGGTGCAGCAGGACCCGGCGGCGGCCCCGGCGCAGGACCTCGTCCAACCCGGTCGCGGGCCGGGGGTCCGGGCCGTCGACCTCGGCGCGCAGCGCGGCGCGCAGCTCGTCGTCTTCCCACATCACGTGCGCTCCCTGGGGTGTGCGCGGGGGAAGGCGCGGCGGAGCGCCTCCAGGCCGCGCGAGGTCTGGCTCTTGACCGTGCCCTGCGTGCAGCCCATGGTCTGGGCCACCTGCTCCACGGACAGGTCGTGGACGAACCGGAGCACGATCACCGCGCGCTGGCGCGGCGGCAGCTCCTGCAGGGCGGGGATCAGGTTCTGGCGGTGCTCGGCGGACTCGGTGTCCGGGGGCACCGGGCGTTCGGGCGGCTCCGCCACGGCCTGCTCGCGGCCCCGTCTGCGCCGCCGGGTGTCCAGGAAGACCCTGGTCACGACCGTGCGCAGGTACGCCTCGGCGGTCTCGCTGCGGACCCTGGCCCACGCGGAGTACACGCGCACGAACGCGTTCTGGGTGATCTCCTCCGCGTCCGACCAGTTGCCGCACATCGCGTAGGCGGTGCGGCGGGCCTGATCGAAGTGCCCGGTGTAGAACCGGGTGAACTCCTCGTCGCGTTTCAACTCTCGGCCCTTCGTCTCGCGGTCACCGCTTCTACGCGTTCACGAGGTCGGGGGTTGACGGCGCGACGGACATTTCCAGCGGGCGGAGGGCGTCGGGGCGGCCGGACCGGGTGCGGCCCGACCGCCCGTGGAGGCGCCCCGTGCGGAAGGGGATCAGCGCGGGGTGCCTGCCAGGCGGTAGGCGGCCGAGCCGATCAGCTCCAGGGACACCTGCAGGCGCTCCTGGCTCACGTTGGCCGCGATCGTGTCCTCGGGGGTGTGGTACAGCGGCTCCAGCTCGGCCGGGCCGCCCTCGCCGCGCCAGCTGAAGTTGGCCGCCGCGATGCCGCGCTCGTGGAACGGCACGTGGTCGCTGCTGCCGCGCTGCACCGGGCCGTGCACGCGGGAGCTGTAGCCGAGCCTGCCCGCCGCCGCCGCGACCTGGGAGGTGGTGCTGTTGTTCCCGCCGTCCACGGACAGCAGCCAGTAGGCGGTCGCGGGGCCGTGGCTGGTGGCGACCATGTCGTTCTGGAACACGCCCCGGATGCGGGCCGCCTCCACGTCGGTGAGCTGGTCGACGTAGTGCCGGGAGCCGATGAGCCCCTGCTCCTCCGAGCCCCACAGGGCGAAGCGGAGCGCCTTGTGGGTGGGCAGGTGCCGCAGGACACGGGCCAGTTCGAGGGCCAGGACGGTGCCGCTGCCGTCGTCGTTGGCGCCCGGCGAGCCGATCACGGTGTCGTAGTGGGCGGTGACCATGACGACGCCGGTGTCGCGGCCGGGGAGCAGGCCGGGGCGCTCGGCGATGACGTTGTACGAGGTCAGGTTCGCGTGCAGCGCCGTGGTCACGGTCAGCGGCACGGGGCCGCCGAGCGCGCGCAGCCGCTCCACGTGGACCTGGGCGAGGCCGAGCACCGGGACGGTGACGGTGGTGGGCAGGGTCGGGGAGAACGCGCCGGCCTTGCCCGCGCCCGCCGCGTTCACCCGGCCGAGGAGGACGGCCGCCGCTCCCCTGGCGACCAGGTCGGCCGGGATCGGGGACCCGGTGGGGACGTTGACCAGCAGGGCGACCCTGCCGGTGAGGTCGGCGGGCAGGTCGGTCCCCGCGCCGAGGTCCACGAGGACGCCGGAGGCGGTGGCGTCGAGCGCGCCGAACCGGGAGGCGCCCGCGTCCCAGGTGCCCGCGCCCGCCGGGGTGAGCGTGGAGAGGTACTTGTCCGCGACCGGGAACGGTTGGAGCTCCACGCGGTAGTTCAGGTCGGTCAGGACCTGGGCGAGGTAGTCGCGGGCCCGGTGCTCGGAGGTGGTGCCGCCGATGCGCTGCCCGATGCGCTCGCTGAGCACCCGCAGGTGGTTCAGCGCCTCGCCCGCGCGCACCCGAGACACCACGGGGAGGTCGGCCAGCGCCAGGTCCGGGGCGGCCGAGGCGCCCGGCCGCTGCTCTCGGGCAGCGGCCAGGGCCGCTCCGGGG includes:
- a CDS encoding Rieske (2Fe-2S) protein is translated as MDRRTLLCGLLALTTPVVATACGPGAPTRRPGVGSGKPGDRIAALADVPVGGGALVDVSTDGQLLLLRPAETELRAFNPACPHAGATVNPPTGGSVACLAHGSTFDPATGEVRSGPAKQDLTEVPVRVMDQDVLLA
- the rapZ gene encoding RNase adapter RapZ, with amino-acid sequence MEVAVVTGLSGAGRSTAAKCLEDLGWFVVDNLPPELISTMVELGAQARGAITRVAVVMDVRSRAFTDDLAAVIKDLDARGYKPKVLFLEATDDVLIRRFESVRRGHPMQADGRLADGIEAERVLLTPLREEADLVLDTSALSVHQLRAKIEDTFGTESATRTRVTVLSFGYKYGLPMDADLVMDVRFLPNPFWIPELREQTGLDGEVRNYVLTQEGAEEFLDRYHELLRLIGAGYRREGKRYLTLAVGCTGGKHRSVAISEELAGRLATEDGMAVKVVHRDLGRE
- the uvrC gene encoding excinuclease ABC subunit UvrC: MADPSTYRPAAGSIPEAPGVYKFRDPTGRVVYVGKAKNLRSRLNSYFADLSGLHPRTRQMVTTAASVEWTVVGTEVEALQLEYNWIKEFDPRFNVRYKDDKSYPMLAVTLNEEIPRLHVYRGPQRRGVRYFGPYPHAWALRETLDMLLRVFPARTCTGGVFKRHEQMGRPCLLGYIDKCSAPCVGRVSPDEHRAIVGEFCDFFAGRTDGMVRRLEREMNAAAEELEFERAARLRDDLSALRRAVEKQAVVLGDGTDADVVAFATDDLEVSVQVFHVRGGRVRGQRAWVVDRENSEGVPALVDRFLTQFYGGQAEAAGAAAEDAAPVPREVLVPELPDDAPALERWLGGLRGTKVGLRVPQRGDKRDLMATVERNAKEELQQHKLRRAGDLTARSAALQELQDALDLPSAPLRIECVDISHTQGTDVVASLVVFEDGLPRKSEYRRFALREAATEGDVASIAEVVRRRFQAYLKETAEAGDDAKPGIDPETGKPRRFAYAPNLLVVDGAGPQATAAAGVLAELGIENVAVVGLAKRLEEVWLPDDPDPTILPRTSTALYLLQHLRDEAHRFAIAYHRQKRSKRMTASELDDVPGLGQTRKAALLKHFGSLRKLREASIEEISGVPGVGRRTAEAVRARLGAAAGTEGERT
- a CDS encoding SigE family RNA polymerase sigma factor → MKRDEEFTRFYTGHFDQARRTAYAMCGNWSDAEEITQNAFVRVYSAWARVRSETAEAYLRTVVTRVFLDTRRRRRGREQAVAEPPERPVPPDTESAEHRQNLIPALQELPPRQRAVIVLRFVHDLSVEQVAQTMGCTQGTVKSQTSRGLEALRRAFPRAHPRERT
- a CDS encoding gluconeogenesis factor YvcK family protein; amino-acid sequence: MSAVALGGGHGLHATLTALRRLTDDVTAVVTVADDGGSSGRLRRELGLLPPGDLRKAMVALADDDASSALWSTLFQHRFGGTGALAGHAVGNLVLAGLLEQLGDPVAVLREAGRLLGVRGTVLPMCTEPLEIEADVTGLDEDDDEVRRIRGQVAIATTPGRVQRIRLHGPGRPSEPPRGCPEAVRAVLDADVVLLGPGSWFTSVLPHLLVPELHDALVRTRARKVVVLNLVPQPGETEGFSPELHLDVLSEHAPGLRVDAVVADADSVPVPDRLRRAAAALGAVAHLSGVAVPGAPDRHDSAALAESIRRALAGAGEDGADPSSTTLRESSATQREQSESRGGPQPWR
- a CDS encoding Rieske (2Fe-2S) protein — encoded protein: MTTTDPGPLSRRRVLCGVLVALAVPGGLAACGDGGSSSSAPTTGSTGTGGGATTGGASTPATSATGGSATSGGQSLVALADVPDNGGVVVDGPKGKPLVLVRTGGEVKAYDATCPHVGETVGAPKDGTITCPAHGSRFDASTGEVTNPPAQRGLTAVQVAVQGDQVVYVGP
- a CDS encoding helix-turn-helix transcriptional regulator, with amino-acid sequence MLETSARLLRLLSLLQVRREWSGPELAGRLGVGVRTVRRDVDKLRSLGYPVSSLPGAAGGYQLGAGAELPPLLLDDEEAVAVAIGLRTAAGGTVHGIEESSVRALAKLEQVLPSRLRRRVAALQRHTVSLAAPAVRVDANALAVIAGACRDAQRLRFGYRGKDGAGSRRHVEPFGLAHTGWRWYLVAWDVDRADWRTFRVDRFEGEPALGGRFPRREAPAEDLVAYVSEQLAVAPYEHRAELVVHAPHEEVAARVSRTSVSITPIDERTTRVVMGASSVVELGMWVGVLGFEFTLVGSPELAQHLRVLGERFGRAVG
- a CDS encoding helix-turn-helix domain-containing protein, whose translation is MLVATLSDGSEPMEANGRRATSTRRACPSCGALIAADNSDRLCHRCRRNARADIYGPPALTEEFWDHPVLASAFAARDMGAVLAAYRHHPQHVSRITQDRMATWLGISQAQLSRYETGENPIDRIERLRHFARALSIPGDRLWFDRVGIPSQAAPERGAPPDVLVAAWDASSIARSVEETARSDLAISRRAALTGAAAVTMGPTLVEPLQRWLHPLQPLTRWSSSAAISEEELAALQHVADGLRGWGGRGGYGLARKAVLGQLEELAERLTRAPAGPTTERAFFIGAELSKVAASMSWDAGMHDAAQRYYVLGVRMAKAGHNDAFAALCLAAMARQMFDLGRPEDGLDLVQLAQYGTRRKATPTLQALLLTREAWAYAQLGRVKEFHRAVGQAQDSFAQREHGSEPWWLQSFDEAELEGVIGARLRDLAAHDPSQALLAEKHILRALELRDPARVRNRAFDVIGLARTKMAAGDPEAACGLIQQVLPTAVGLASGRVVRKLQDFAKEAERHRELPLVRDTREAIRGVRTA